In Gossypium arboreum isolate Shixiya-1 chromosome 5, ASM2569848v2, whole genome shotgun sequence, a single genomic region encodes these proteins:
- the LOC108453749 gene encoding uncharacterized protein LOC108453749, with the protein MSNCNMTRFRAVHCKAMVPWSMSRRWRNGCQRTLSTSTTHFSRNTSLTVHAPTSIVLAVNLTPFDAPQRSDEWFALRRNKLTTSTFSTALGFWKGKRRSELWHEKVFASETQVLESSKRCAMEWGVLNEVAAIERYRSITGREVSSLGFAIHSKEKFDWLGASPDGLLGCFPGGGILEVKCPYNKGKPETALPWSTMPFYYMPQVQGQMEIMDREWVDLYCWTQNGSTIFRVLRERNYWDLIHGILREFWWGNVIPAREALSLGKEEDAKTYEPSSTHKQTGLAISKSIKLASEAKMLCREIAGHIEFYR; encoded by the coding sequence ATGAGCAATTGCAACATGACTAGATTTCGTGCTGTTCACTGTAAAGCTATGGTTCCCTGGTCCATGAGCAGAAGGTGGAGAAATGGATGTCAAAGAACCCTTTCCACCAGCACTACACATTTCTCTCGAAACACTTCACTTACTGTCCATGCCCCAACATCAATAGTTCTGGCTGTGAACCTTACACCATTTGATGCACCTCAACGCTCAGATGAATGGTTTGCCCTTCGTAGGAACAAGCTGACCACAAGCACCTTCAGTACTGCTTTGGGTTTTTGGAAAGGAAAGCGCCGCTCTGAACTCTGGCACGAAAAAGTTTTCGCATCGGAAACACAAGTTCTCGAATCTTCTAAAAGGTGTGCTATGGAGTGGGGTGTGCTCAATGAAGTAGCTGCTATTGAGAGGTACAGAAGTATCACAGGTCGTGAGGTTAGCTCTTTAGGATTTGCTATCCATTCAAAGGAGAAGTTTGACTGGCTTGGTGCATCGCCGGACGGTCTTCTTGGTTGCTTTCCTGGAGGTGGCATCCTGGAAGTGAAGTGTCCTTACAACAAAGGCAAACCCGAGACTGCTCTGCCATGGTCAACCATGCCATTCTATTACATGCCTCAGGTTCAGGGTCAAATGGAGATAATGGACCGAGAATGGGTTGATTTGTATTGCTGGACACAAAATGGAAGTACGATATTCCGCGTGCTTAGGGAACGTAATTATTGGGATCTTATACATGGCATTCTGCGGGAATTTTGGTGGGGAAACGTAATTCCTGCTAGGGAGGCCTTATCACTGGGCAAGGAAGAGGATGCCAAGACATATGAACCTTCATCCACACACAAGCAAACAGGGCTTGCAATTTCTAAGAGCATAAAATTAGCTAGTGAAGCAAAGATGTTATGTAGGGAGATTGCAGGTCATATTGAATTTTATAGATGA
- the LOC108453659 gene encoding aromatic aminotransferase ISS1, whose product MGSYGMLARRIVETEMPIMVQIQQLIRGAKNAVSLAQGVVYWKPPKQALDKVKALVEEPSVSCYGADEGLPELREALIRKLRQENNLQRSSVMVTAGANQAFVNLVLTLCDAGDSVVMFAPYYFNSYMSFQMTGVTKILVGPGYPKTLYPDADWLERTLLETKPVPKLVTVVNPGNPSGTYIPEPLLKRISDICKNAGCWLVVDNTYEYFMYDGLKHSCVEGDHIVNIFSFSKAYGMMGWRVGYIAYPTEVEGLATQLLKVQDNIPICASLISQRLALHSLEVGPEWVREQVKDLVKNREIVIEALSPLGEGTVQGGEGAIYLWATLPEKCMDDVKVVHWLAHRHGVVVIPGSACGSPGHLRISFGGLMENDCRAAAQRLKTGLEELVKHGLVQ is encoded by the exons ATGGGTTCTTATGGAATGCTTGCCAGAAGGATTGTGGAGACTGAAATGCCAATCATGGTTCAG ATACAGCAATTGATCCGAGGAGCGAAAAATGCTGTGTCACTCGCTCAG GGAGTGGTTTACTGGAAACCACCCAAACAGGCATTGGATAAGGTTAAAGCACTTGTAGAGGAGCCTTCAGTTAGTTGTTATGGTGCTGATGAAGGTCTTCCTGAACTTAGAGAAGCATTGATAAGAAAG TTACGTCAGGAGAACAATTTGCAGAGGTCTTCGGTGATGGTCACTGCAGGAGCAAATCAG GCATTTGTGAATCTTGTTCTAACACTGTGTGATGCGGGGGACTCGGTTGTCATGTTTGCTCCATACTATTTCAATTCCTACATGTCCTTCCAGATGACAGGTGTCACTAAGATATTAGTAGGTCCTGGTTATCCAAAGACTCTTTATCCAGATGCAG ACTGGTTGGAAAGGACATTGCTGGAAACCAAGCCTGTCCCAAAGCTTGTTACTGTTGTTAATCCTGGCAACCCATCTGGAACCTACATTCCTGAGCCGCTACTTAAG AGGATCTCAGATATATGCAAAAATGCTGGTTGCTGGCTGGTTGTAGATAATACATATGA GTATTTTATGTATGATGGTCTGAAACACTCGTGCGTGGAAGGAGATCACATAGTCAACATCTTTTCTTTCTCCAAAGCCTATGGAATGATGGGATGGCGCGTTGGATAT ATTGCATACCCCACAGAAGTGGAGGGCCTTGCAACTCAACTTCTCAAGGTTCAAGACAACATACCAATCTGCGCTTCGTTAATTTCTCAGCGACTAGCTCTTCACTCATTAGAAGTGGGACCTGAATGGGTTCGCGAACAAGTCAAAGATCTCGTGAAGAATCGAGAAATAGTTATAGAAGCACTGTCACCATTGGGTGAAGGTACTGTGCAGGGTGGAGAAGGCGCAATTTACTTATGGGCGACGCTACCAGAGAAATGCATGGATGATGTGAAGGTGGTTCACTGGCTTGCCCACAGGCATGGGGTGGTTGTGATCCCAGGGAGTGCATGTGGGTCCCCGGGGCATTTGAGGATTTCCTTTGGTGGGCTCATGGAAAATGACTGTAGAGCAGCTGCACAGAGGCTGAAGACAGGATTAGAAGAATTGGTAAAACATGGATTGGTGCAGTAA
- the LOC108451786 gene encoding D-glycerate 3-kinase, chloroplastic isoform X1, with protein sequence MAAFTTHTPCQATPLHPNIKISTQNANTKTVHKATSSLHHYPSISSLFSQTKSILFSNSGSGSSWLQLNPLHRDASSGGGSRQGPIYSVSRTKPAEVASVEDLFEFICSGPLVDKMGLTQEKVAESIDKWLFYGSKLCRLFQLDELYLTTPQKARFYHYYIPVFVWCEDQISQHASKFKDGEEIPPLVIGFSAPQGCGKTTLVFALDYLFRITGRNSATLSIDDFYLTAEGQAELREQNPGNTLLELRGNAGSHDLPFSVETLTALTKLTKEGMKMKLPRYDKSAYGGRGDRADSSTWPEVEGPLTVVLYEGWMLGFKPLANEVVKAVDPQLERVNKNLEAYYDAWDKFIKAWIVIKIQDPSCVYQWRLQAEIAMRQAGKPGMSDEEVKDFVSRYLPAYKAYLPTLYSEGPNGSHPNHLLLIEIDEARNPILGI encoded by the exons atggcGGCTTTCACTACGCATACGCCATGCCAAGCCACCCCCTTGCATCCTAATATTAAAATTTCAACTCAAAATGCGAATACCAAAACAGTTCATAAAGCTACGTCTTCTTTGCATCATTATCCTTCTATTTCTTCTCTCTTTTCACAAACCAAATCAATTCTTTTCTCTAATTCAG GCAGTGGCAGCTCATGGTTGCAACTTAATCCCTTGCATCGTGATGCGAGCAGTGGTGGTGGATCGAGGCAGGGTCCAATATATTCAGTTTCTCGCACGAAACCTGCAGAAGTTGCCTCCGTAGAGGACCTCTTCGAGTTCATATGCTCTGGTCCTCTTGTCGACAAAATGGGACTGACCCAGGAAAAGGTGGCAGAGTCTATTGACAAGTGGTTGTTTTATGGCTCGAAGCTTTGTCGATTGTTTCAGCTGGATGAACTTTACCTTACTACTCCTCAGAAAGCAAGGTTTTATCACTACTACATACCAGTCTTTGTGTGGTGTGAAGACCAGATATCACAGCATGCGTCCAAATTTAAAGACGGAGAAGAGATACCTCCGTTAGTG ATTGGTTTCAGTGCACCACAGGGTTGTGGGAAGACCACACTTGTATTTGCTCTTGATTATCTTTTCAGGATCACTGGCAG GAACTCTGCAACATTATCTATAGATGATTTCTATTTGACAGCAGAAGGTCAG GCCGAATTGAGAGAACAGAACCCAGGAAATACTCTTTTAGAG TTGCGAGGAAATGCTGGGAGCCATGATCTTCCATTCTCCGTTGAAACCCTGACAGCTCTGACCAAGTTGACTAAAGAAG GCATGAAGATGAAGCTTCCTCGATATGATAAA TCTGCATATGGTGGGAGAGGTGACAGAGCTGATTCTTCGACATGGCCAGAAGTTGAGGGACCACTAACG GTTGTTCTGTATGAAGGCTGGATGCTTGGCTTCAAACCCCTTGCGAATGAAGTTGTTAAAGCTGTTGATCCACAG CTGGAAAGAGTGAACAAAAACCTAGAAGCATATTATGATGCATGGGACAAGTTCATTAAGGCATGGATTGTGATCAAAATTCAGGACCCAAGTTGTGTGTACCAGTGGCGTCTGCAG GCTGAGATAGCCATGAGGCAGGCAGGAAAACCTGGAATGTCAGATGAGGAG GTGAAAGATTTTGTTTCACGTTACCTACCTGCTTATAAAGCTTACCTTCCAACCCTGTATTCTGAAGGACCAAATGGATCACATCCAAACCATCTCCTACTCATTGAAATCGATGAAGCCAGAAATCCCATCTTAGGGATCTAA
- the LOC108451786 gene encoding D-glycerate 3-kinase, chloroplastic isoform X2: MLGSGSSWLQLNPLHRDASSGGGSRQGPIYSVSRTKPAEVASVEDLFEFICSGPLVDKMGLTQEKVAESIDKWLFYGSKLCRLFQLDELYLTTPQKARFYHYYIPVFVWCEDQISQHASKFKDGEEIPPLVIGFSAPQGCGKTTLVFALDYLFRITGRNSATLSIDDFYLTAEGQAELREQNPGNTLLELRGNAGSHDLPFSVETLTALTKLTKEGMKMKLPRYDKSAYGGRGDRADSSTWPEVEGPLTVVLYEGWMLGFKPLANEVVKAVDPQLERVNKNLEAYYDAWDKFIKAWIVIKIQDPSCVYQWRLQAEIAMRQAGKPGMSDEEVKDFVSRYLPAYKAYLPTLYSEGPNGSHPNHLLLIEIDEARNPILGI, encoded by the exons ATGTTAG GCAGTGGCAGCTCATGGTTGCAACTTAATCCCTTGCATCGTGATGCGAGCAGTGGTGGTGGATCGAGGCAGGGTCCAATATATTCAGTTTCTCGCACGAAACCTGCAGAAGTTGCCTCCGTAGAGGACCTCTTCGAGTTCATATGCTCTGGTCCTCTTGTCGACAAAATGGGACTGACCCAGGAAAAGGTGGCAGAGTCTATTGACAAGTGGTTGTTTTATGGCTCGAAGCTTTGTCGATTGTTTCAGCTGGATGAACTTTACCTTACTACTCCTCAGAAAGCAAGGTTTTATCACTACTACATACCAGTCTTTGTGTGGTGTGAAGACCAGATATCACAGCATGCGTCCAAATTTAAAGACGGAGAAGAGATACCTCCGTTAGTG ATTGGTTTCAGTGCACCACAGGGTTGTGGGAAGACCACACTTGTATTTGCTCTTGATTATCTTTTCAGGATCACTGGCAG GAACTCTGCAACATTATCTATAGATGATTTCTATTTGACAGCAGAAGGTCAG GCCGAATTGAGAGAACAGAACCCAGGAAATACTCTTTTAGAG TTGCGAGGAAATGCTGGGAGCCATGATCTTCCATTCTCCGTTGAAACCCTGACAGCTCTGACCAAGTTGACTAAAGAAG GCATGAAGATGAAGCTTCCTCGATATGATAAA TCTGCATATGGTGGGAGAGGTGACAGAGCTGATTCTTCGACATGGCCAGAAGTTGAGGGACCACTAACG GTTGTTCTGTATGAAGGCTGGATGCTTGGCTTCAAACCCCTTGCGAATGAAGTTGTTAAAGCTGTTGATCCACAG CTGGAAAGAGTGAACAAAAACCTAGAAGCATATTATGATGCATGGGACAAGTTCATTAAGGCATGGATTGTGATCAAAATTCAGGACCCAAGTTGTGTGTACCAGTGGCGTCTGCAG GCTGAGATAGCCATGAGGCAGGCAGGAAAACCTGGAATGTCAGATGAGGAG GTGAAAGATTTTGTTTCACGTTACCTACCTGCTTATAAAGCTTACCTTCCAACCCTGTATTCTGAAGGACCAAATGGATCACATCCAAACCATCTCCTACTCATTGAAATCGATGAAGCCAGAAATCCCATCTTAGGGATCTAA
- the LOC108451896 gene encoding auxin-responsive protein IAA16 translates to MSSENGKRLLETDAGGLNFEATELTLGLPGEPRVTSDGGAKLGSKRGFSETVDLKLGDNNQEVKLGHSLQEAAKSPVSKTQVVGWPPVRGFAKRGKKSCKYVKVAVDGAPYLRKVDLEIYNSYQQLLTSLEDMFSCFTIRNYLNEKKIDQVNGIEYMPTYEDKDGDWMLVGDVPWQMFVESCKRLRLMKSSEAVGLGLKTAPKYSSTN, encoded by the exons ATGTCATCGGAGAACGGGAAAAGGTTGCTGGAAACTGATGCCGGCGGCTTGAATTTTGAGGCTACCGAGCTGACTTTAGGGTTACCTGGAGAGCCTAGAGTAACATCGGACGGTGGAGCTAAGTTGGGCAGTAAACGTGGATTTTCGGAAACCGTTGATCTTAAGTTGGGTGACAACAATCAAGAGGTTAAGCTGGGTCACTCCCTCCAAGAAGCTGCCAAGTCTCCCGTTTCAAA GACACAAGTGGTGGGTTGGCCGCCGGTGAGAGGCTTTGCAAAGAGAGGAAAGAAGAgttgcaaatatgtaaaagtggCGGTGGACGGTGCTCCATATTTAAGGAAAGTTGATCTCGAGATATACAATAGTTATCAGCAGCTGTTAACCTCCCTTGAAGACATGTTTTCATGTTTCACCATAA GAAACTATTTGAACGAGAAGAAAATAGACCAAGTGAATGGAATTGAGTATATGCCTACATATGAAGATAAGGACGGAGATTGGATGTTGGTGGGAGATGTTCCATGGCA AATGTTTGTTGAATCTTGCAAACGCTTAAGGTTAATGAAAAGTTCAGAGGCAGTAGGATTAGGTCTAAAGACGGCTCCAAAATATTCAAgcacaaattaa